In Musa acuminata AAA Group cultivar baxijiao chromosome BXJ3-11, Cavendish_Baxijiao_AAA, whole genome shotgun sequence, one DNA window encodes the following:
- the LOC135652883 gene encoding MADS-box transcription factor 26-like, whose translation MVRGKVQLRRIENPVHRQVTFCKRRAGLLKKARELSVLCDADIGIIIFSAHGKLYELATKGTMEGLIERYKMTSEEPQPASADVNPPQESEREISMLKQEINLLHKSLRYMFGEGTSGHMTLEEMYALERHLEIWMEHIRTMKMQIMFQEIQSLKNKEGMLRATNELLQEKIVEQNGHFDVAPMTVQQNGHFDVAPLTATDIPYPLTIQSQLNNFWGPEQGFSF comes from the exons ATGGTGCGCGGCAAAGTGCAGCTGAGGCGCATCGAGAACCCCGTCCACCGGCAGGTCACCTTCTGCAAGCGCCGGGCAGGATTGCTGAAGAAGGCGAGGGAGCTCTCGGTGCTGTGCGACGCCGACATTGGCATCATCATCTTCTCTGCGCATGGCAAGCTGTACGAACTGGCCACCAAGGG gaccatggAAGGTCTGATCGAGAGGTACAAAATGACATCTGAAGAACCTCAACCTGCATCTGCTGATGTGAATCCACCACAG GAATCTGAAAGAGAGATATCCATGTTGAAGCAAGAGATCAATCTCCTGCACAAGAGTCTGAG GTACATGTTTGGAGAAGGAACTTCTGGGCATATGACACTGGAAGAGATGTATGCATTAGAAAGACACCTTGAGATTTGGATGGAACACATTCGCACCATGAAG ATGCAGATCATGTTCCAAGAGATTCAGTCCCTGAAGAACAAG GAGGGCATGCTGAGGGCCACAAACGAACTTCTTCAAGAGAAG ATTGTAGAGCAAAATGGGCATTTTGATGTAGCCCCAATGACAGTACAGCAAAATGGGCATTTTGATGTAGCCCCACTGACAGCTACTGACATCCCATACCCACTAACCATACAGAGTCAACTAAACAATTTTTGGGGGCCTGAACAGGGATTCTCCTTCTAA
- the LOC135652622 gene encoding pentatricopeptide repeat-containing protein At1g71490-like, producing MRSSPPSISSNTFDHIDRCIPIRWWSALPSPLTNSQAPVLPAKALPSAARSSQLRSIVAFIQSASAVGHLSEAFAAFSDLRLRSPDVALLLRPLSSLLSCCTSRSAIPEGRQLHALVLALGFQDHAFLLPKLTSFYAAGGLLSDATSLAESSSNNRSLAWNFLVSAHARCRRWKGAIFSYKQMVERGVRVGKHAYSSVLRACGEMGDLGLGREIHVCMDAAGIELDLCAWNSLVAMYVKCGALDAARSLFDGMPERDVITWNSMISAYASVGRWEEAFELLQSMLEGPGVNTVTWNAIVSGNLQLGNHWEVLRLISRMRISGSAVDHVTLVIGLKACSKVESVRIGKEIHGVAIRIHCDGIENIVNTLITMYSRCKHTSYAYILFRINAMQSLIAWNAMISGALHAEKPEEAYFLFHKMIGSGMQPNFVTVITMLSLCTRVMNFEHGRELHCYITKQGFEDHLALGNSLIGYGMQGEGITSLKLFQQMISSEIEPDHVTMVAILSACSHSGLVTEGQLLFNHMISVYGIAPRLEHFSCIVDLYCRAGLLKKAEELINQMPFEPSIAMLATLVGASQVRGNKEIGQRAVKKLLEMKWGNPSHYS from the exons ATGCGCTCCTCTCCTCCCAGTATTTCATCGAACACCTTCGACCACATCGACAGGTGCATCCCCATACGATGGTGGAGTGCTCTCCCCTCTCCCCTTACCAACTCCCAAGCACCGGTGCTACCGGCGAAGGCCCTCCCTTCGGCTGCACGCAGCTCTCAACTGCGCTCCATTGTGGCCTTCATCCAGTCCGCCTCCGCCGTCGGCCACCTGTCCGAGGCCTTCGCTGCCTTCTCCGACCTCCGCCTCCGCTCCCCGGACGTGGCCCTTCTTCTGCGCCCTCTGTCGTCCCTCCTCTCGTGCTGCACCTCCCGCAGCGCCATTCCAGAGGGCCGGCAGCTCCACGCGCTCGTCCTCGCCCTCGGCTTCCAGGACCACGCCTTCCTGCTTCCCAAGCTCACCTCCTTCTACGCCGCAGGCGGTCTCCTCTCCGACGCCACCTCTTTAGCCGAAAGTTCGAGCAATAACCGTTCtttggcttggaacttcctcgtaTCTGCGCATGCCCGCTGCCGGCGTTGGAAAGGTGCGATTTTTTCCTACAAGCAAATGGTTGAGAGGGGCGTCAGGGTGGGCAAGCATGCCTACTCGTCCGTTCTCCGCGCTTGCGGCGAGATGGGTGACCTGGGCTTAGGAAGGGAGATTCATGTTTGCATGGATGCTGCTGGGATAGAATTGGATTTGTGCGCTTGGAACTCTTTAGTGGCCATGTATGTGAAGTGCGGTGCACTGGACGCCGCGAGGAGCCTGTTTGATGGAATGCCTGAGAGAGATGTTATTACTTGGAACTCGATGATCTCGGCATATGCTTCGGTAGGAAGGTGGGAGGAGGCGTTTGAGTTGCTACAGTCGATGCTTGAGGGCCCAGGAGTGAACACCGTAACTTGGAATGCTATTGTTTCAGGGAATTTGCAGTTGGGTAACCATTGGGAAGTGCTAAGGTTGATCTCCCGGATGAGAATCAGTGGTTCAGCTGTGGATCATGTGACATTGGTCATTGGACTAAAGGCATGTTCTAAAGTTGAGTCTGTGAGGATTGGAAAGGAGATTCATGGAGTGGCAATTCGAATTCACTGCGACGGGATTGAAAATATTGTGAATACTTTGATCACAATGTACTCCAGGTGCAAGCACACAAGCTATGCATACATTCTGTTTAGAATTAATGCCATGCAGAGTCTGATTGCTTGGAATGCCATGATTTCAGGAGCTTTACATGCAGAAAAACCAGAGGAAGCCTATTTTCTTTTCCATAAGATGATCGGCTCTGGCATGCAACCCAACTTTGTTACAGTTATAACCATGCTTTCCTTGTGCACTCGTGTTATGAACTTCGAGCATGGACGAGAACTACATTGTTATATAACCAAGCAGGGATTTGAAGACCACCTGGCCCTTGGCAACTCTCTCATTG GTTACGGAATGCAGGGGGAAGGAATCACTTCGTTGAAGCTATTCCAGCAGATGATTAGCAGTGAGATTGAACCAGACCATGTAACAATGGTAGCCATACTCTCAGCCTGTAGCCACTCGGGACTTGTGACTGAAGGACAGTTGTTGTTCAACCACATGATCAGTGTATATGGCATTGCACCTCGATTGGAACATTTCTCTTGCATAGTCGATTTATACTGTCGGGCAGGTCTCCTCAAGAAGGCAGAAGAGTTAATCAATCAAATGCCTTTTGAGCCAAGCATTGCAATGTTAGCTACCCTTGTTGGTGCTTCTCAGGTTCGTGGGAACAAAGAGATTGGCCAACGAGCTGTTAAGAAGCTTTTGGAGATGAAGTGGGGCAATCCCAGCCACTACAGTTAG
- the LOC135652621 gene encoding pentatricopeptide repeat-containing protein At1g71490-like has product MAVCAAMLQAQTHVPNPWKKALLHLPLLAQSPPPAPSEPEALEASPPIHHHHSLISSIKALSAQGHLSEAFTAFSLLRLRYPASSLLVLHSLSSLISCSSSQKAARQGLQLHALTLSCGLHDHPSLLPRLTSLYITFGLLPDAHALVFSSHSLEVLHWNLLISAYMKDDRPSDALLAYRQLVQIGIQPDRFTYPSVLRACGVVLDLEFGKEVHRSINDSCMEWNIFVQNALTAMYAKCGALGFARKLFDEMPERDVVSWNTMVSGYASRGMWEKAFQLFEQMRAENSEVNSVTWNTIVGGHLQRGNPREALRLISEVTMHGSEIDFVTLVVGLSACSHVGSLKLGKEIHGFATRCCGDGIESVRNALITMYSRCKDMEHACLLFQKAKMRSLVTWNTMIAGFGLSDQAEEASFVIRDMVQSGVQPNYVTIVTYLALCTRVANLQHGQELHCYITKHDFKGYLLLWNSLIDMYSKSGRILAARRVFDLLTNRDQVSYTSIIAGYGIQGEGTAALKLFNQMIDSGIKPDHINMVAVLSACSHSGLVSQGHKLFKMMTDSYGIAPQMEHYSCMVDLLARAGLVKKAEELLHKAPLPPTAAMWAALVGACQVYENTEIGERAAKKLLEMGTDNPGHYVLIANMYAAAGCWDELAKVRTLMRDSGVRKSPGLAWADLGNGFHPFLVGDRSNPLAPEIYEVLDTLTGQMSDPGSIENLDLESVVDIVV; this is encoded by the coding sequence ATGGCCGTGTGTGCTGCAATGCTTCAAGCCCAAACTCACGTCCCAAATCCATGGAAGAAAGCGCTCCTCCACCTCCCCCTCCTCGCCCAGTCACCACCACCTGCACCGTCAGAACCCGAAGCTTTAGAGGCATCTCCGCCTATCCACCACCACCACTCCCTCATCTCCTCCATCAAGGCGCTCTCCGCCCAGGGCCACCTCTCCGAGGCCTTCACTGCCTTCTCCCTTCTACGTCTCCGCTACCCCGCTTCCTCTCTCCTTGTCCTCCATTCTCTCTCATCCCTCATCTCATGCTCCTCTTCCCAGAAGGCCGCCCGTCAGGGCTTGCAGCTCCATGCCCTcaccctctcttgtggcttgcatGACCACCCTTCTCTACTCCCCAGGCTAACCTCCCTCTACATCACGTTTGGCCTCCTCCCGGATGCCCACGCCCTCGTCTTTTCCTCGCACAGTTTGGAGGTTCTCCATTGGAACCTGTTGATCTCTGCGTACATGAAGGACGACCGCCCTTCCGATGCGCTCCTCGCCTATAGGCAGCTGGTTCAGATAGGCATCCAGCCTGATAGATTCACCTACCCGTCGGTTCTTAGGGCTTGTGGCGTCGTGCTCGACCTGGAGTTTGGGAAGGAAGTGCACAGGTCAATTAATGACAGCTGCATGGAGTGGAACATTTTTGTCCAGAACGCGTTGACCGCAATGTACGCAAAGTGTGGCGCCTTAGGTTTTGCGAGGAAGCTGTTTGACGAAATGCCGGAGCGAGATGTGGTGTCATGGAATACTATGGTGTCAGGGTATGCATCACGGGGAATGTGGGAGAAAGCATTCCAATTGTTCGAACAGATGAGAGCGGAGAACTCAGAGGTGAATAGCGTTACGTGGAACACAATCGTCGGTGGTCATTTGCAAAGGGGCAATCCCAGAGAAGCATTGAGATTGATCTCTGAGGTGACCATGCATGGGTCTGAGATTGACTTTGTGACGCTGGTCGTTGGTCTGAGTGCTTGTTCTCATGTTGGATCTTTAAAATTGGGGAAAGAGATTCATGGGTTTGCGACTCGTTGCTGCGGTGATGGGATTGAGAGCGTCCGCAATGCACTGATTACAATGTACTCTAGATGTAAAGACATGGAGCACGCTTGCCTTTTGTTTCAAAAGGCCAAAATGAGGAGTTTGGTCACATGGAATACAATGATTGCCGGCTTTGGCCTGTCAGACCAAGCAGAGGAAGCTTCTTTTGTAATTCGAGACATGGTACAATCAGGAGTTCAACCAAACTATGTAACCATCGTGACATACCTCGCCTTATGTACCCGTGTTGCAAACCTTCAGCATGGGCAAGAGTTGCACTGCTACATCACTAAACATGATTTCAAGGGATATCTATTACTCTGGAACTCCCTTATTGACATGTACTCAAAGTCAGGAAGAATCTTAGCTGCTAGAAGGGTCTTCGACTTGCTGACCAACCGTGATCAGGTGTCATACACTTCAATAATAGCAGGTTACGGAATACAAGGTGAGGGAACTGCTGCCTTGAAACTTTTTAATCAGATGATTGACAGTGGGATCAAACCTGACCACATAAATATGGTGGCAGTCCTCTCAGCTTGTAGCCACTCTGGACTTGTGTCCCAGGGTCATAAGCTCTTTAAAATGATGACTGACTCATATGGCATTGCGCCACAGATGGAGCACTACTCTTGCATGGTTGATCTACTTGCTCGAGCCGGTTTGGTTAAAAAGGCAGAGGAACTTCTTCATAAAGCTCCACTACCGCCGACAGCTGCAATGTGGGCAGCTCTTGTTGGGGCATGCCAGGTATATGAGAACACTGAGATTGGAGAAAGAGCTGCAAAGAAGCTCCTAGAGATGGGGACGGACAATCCTGGGCACTATGTGCTGATTGCTAACATGTATGCAGCTGCTGGATGTTGGGATGAGCTTGCAAAGGTGAGGACATTGATGAGGGACTCGGGTGTTAGAAAATCACCCGGTTTGGCTTGGGCTGATTTAGGGAATGGATTTCATCCTTTCCTAGTGGGGGATAGGTCGAACCCCCTGGCACCTGAGATATATGAGGTGTTGGATACATTAACTGGGCAAATGAGTGATCCTGGGTCAATAGAAAATTTGGATTTGGAATCTGTCGTTGACATTGTAGTGTGA